Genomic window (Candidatus Poribacteria bacterium):
TACGGTCCCGACAGCGGGACTCCCTCTCTGCTCACCGCCTCGGCGAACTCCCCGGCGGAGCAGTTGAGCCGATTGGTATCGATCGTAAAACCGAGGACCCAGTAGGTGTGGCGGTCGCCCGGTCGAACCTGCTGAGGCGTAATCTCCTTGATGTCGGCAAGCCCCTCAATAATCTGTTGGGCAGCACGAATCTTGTTCGCAATGTAGCCATCAACCTTTCTGAGCTGGGTGAGCAATACCGCCGCAATCAGGTCGTTGATCTTATAGTTCGGTGCTAGGAAGTAGTTTGCATAGGGCAGACCTTCATACGGTCCGTTGGCGCGAGGCAACGCGGCGTCAGCAAAGAGAACACCACGCCCCCAGAGTCCCTCATCATTGGTTAAGACCATACCACCCATGCCCGCCGAGAGGTGTTTTCCGCCAA
Coding sequences:
- a CDS encoding DegT/DnrJ/EryC1/StrS family aminotransferase; protein product: LGDINGFSFGGKHLSAGMGGMVLTNDEGLWGRGVLFADAALPRANGPYEGLPYANYFLAPNYKINDLIAAVLLTQLRKVDGYIANKIRAAQQIIEGLADIKEITPQQVRPGDRHTYWVLGFTIDTNRLNCSAGEFAEAVSREGVPLSGPYIGSGKEGPLYRNPFLAEPDCYGRTRFPFDYEREKPIDYRLAECPYGEALMGRGVNLSMLPSFTDGDIADIVRAIRKVALHYR